The segment AAATAAGTGCAAAGCCAGAGGTTGACAGTATACCTCCTCCAGAAATCGAGCAGGTGATCGCTCCAGCCCTGGAAATAAGCACAAAGCCAGAGGTTGACAGTATACCTCCTCCTTCAGAAGTCGAGCAGGTGATTGCTCCAGCCCTGGAGATGAGCACAAAGCCAGAGGTTGACAGTATACCTCCTCCTTCAGAAATCGAGCAGGTGATCGCTCCAGCCCTGGAAATAAGTGCAAAGCCAGAGGTTGACACTATACCTCCTCCTTCAGAAATCGAGCAGGTGATCGCTCCAGCCCTGGAAATAAGTGCAAAGCCAGAGGTTGACACTATACCTCCTCCTTCAGAAATCGAGCAGGTGATCGCTCCAGCACTGGAAATAAGTGCAACGCCAGAGGTTGACAGTAtacctcctccttcagaggtCGAACAGGTGATTGATCCAGCTCTGGAATTGAGCGCAAAGCCAGAGGTTGACAGTATATCTCCTCCTTCAGAAGTCGAACAGGTGGTTGCTCCCGCCTCAGAGGTGAATGCAAAACAAGATGTTGACATTACACCACCTTCTTCAGACATCGACCAATCAGCAGAGGACAAAAGTGCCCTCCCAGCTGGACAGGACAGTGAAGATGCTGCCAAAGCAGAATCCGTGAAACCAGCTGAGAGTTTAGCCGAGCCTGCTAGCGTCACTGACAGCGAGGGCAAGGTGAAAACAGGAGGCAAGACTGAATCCACTCCTCCTAAGGATGGAACTCCAGTTTGATTTGTTCACTGGTGCGCCCTGGATATGAGAGATTAGTGTCCTGTCCCTTTTAACTAGTCTGTCAGTTTATCTGCAAAAGCCTGCTGGACTGTCATTCATGACAGAAGATGAGTTCATAGGCTTGTAGGTAGGGGGAATAATCAATTAACctttcaacacacaaacaataactgACACTCTTTGATTCTAATAAAGAATGTAAAAGTGTACTTTACATAGAAACCAGAGTGTAAGAACAGTATATAAATGTTGTCTCTTGAActgattaaatgtgtttgtttttataaagagaCAAAGATGATCTAATCTGTGTCTTATGAACAGTTTGTTAAATGACAACACAAATGATGTTTCTTGTAGTTGAATGACAAATGTTTTAGtctaaaaacttttttttcagACTGATATGACGGCATGAAACTGTCCTTTGTTTAAAAATAGGCTACATGATGAAACGTTCAGATATTATAAGTCATCTCCATGAACTATGATTCATGTGTTAATTTAAGTAACCAAACATTGTAATTGGCTGGAGGCATTTGTTGCCTATCTCACCTCACTTCTTCCTTCATTAATAGATActtacaaaaaaatgtgttttgactAATCAAAGCTGCAAATCATGCTCATTTGACAGAACGAACCAAACAGTATCTGATGAATTTAGTCCACATTTTATCTTCAAGTGTCATTGACATTACAGTACACAATTTGCTTCATGTGGACCATTTTCCCCTGGAGACCTCTGTGCTTTGGGTGTAACTGGCAGGACGAGTCCTCTGTGTGACTGAATCTGAGCATCTGTGACCAAAAACTCACATGTAGAGAAAGACTAGGTAAACTGGACTGGTGAAAGCCAGGCTGAGGGACAAATAACATGAATTTAGAGTTAGATGCTGATGGATGACCTGTAAGGAGCGTGAGTTACCAGAATACAGAATACAAGATGACAGGAAATAAACGGAAGGCATTTAAGCATCCATTTGTTTACACCATTACTTTGCCCCCACTCTGTTCTTTAGGGCAAATTCGTTTAGATAACCTGAAGGGTTCCACAGGTTTCCCAGAATGCTCCTAATTCTGGGTTCAGTTTTAGTTACTGTTGTGTAACTTTATTTTGGAAAAGTAACGGTCTGGTTTTCTTATCTGTGCACTCATTCATAAACCACAAACATATTTTGAACAAAAAAGGTGAATTTGATTTAACTTGATTTAATGGAGAGCATATCTTAAATATAGTAATTTATTATACACTATAAAATAACTGCAAACAGCCTCTCTTCAGAAAACCTACGCTTCCCCTTAATATATATTTTCCGCAGGTACACaaacatgtttgtacttctatcttagtgaggacactcattagcattatgcattccctagccccttaccctaaaccTTACCATCAAAACTAgatgcctaaccctaacccttacctaaccctaacaccaagtcttaaccctcaaacagcacATTGAAGAAATGAGGACcttcaaaatgtcctcactctgcagTCTATTTAAAatagtcctcacaaagatatctgtacaagagcgcgcacacacacacacacacaaacacacaccctcttcGCGCACTAACCTTATGAAGTCGTGAACGCGGTTAAGAATCGCGTTCATGTGCGCCAGGAGAGTTCCTGACATCCCACACTAACTGAACCAACGAGGAGCGTTTCCATTATGTCTCTTACCTTCCATCAGTGAATAGTGAGCGGCAACACGTGGACCACGATCTCCTGGGTTTGCACCGGGGACCGATCGCTGTCCACGGTCCTGCCCGGTGTGTGTAACGACCTACTGCTAATTGTTTACAATGAACTAAACGAGTCATTGTTTGCATCGATACTGTCTCACTTCCATTGTAGCTTTATGTTGTCATGAAGAATATTCTAATTAAACTACAGTTGTTTCCTGATTTACATTTGGGTCTTAAACCGGACATTACTGCTGATAGATATATATTAGTGATGGCGAGATGAAGCTTCATCAAGCATTGAAGCTTTCCATCCAATTGGTTCACTCATGGGCCGAAGCTTCATGGTGCTTCCTTTGGTCTACTGTGCCATCAAGTGGACAATACatgtaaaacaggcagagtgattataatgacaccatggctttggtgtgtgacgctttgaattgaataaatgaatgaatgatgtttgtgatgccaatacataaattatgaacttattagggcccgagcacctccggtgggagaccctattgtatttcgaaggatttgtatttcccttttggggctttttcagggcctagacgctcaaattgttaccaaagtttgcagggaattcaaaaccccaaaaagtaattgtattctggagtaatttgaaatgggcgtggaaaaatggctcaacagcgccatctaaggaaaagcccctcagttagctttcaccgatcttcacaaaaatcgtagcccaggtgtatcatgaccagacaaacaaaaaaggtcagaggtgcaatgggaaaaaagcaacaggaagcccgccattttgactttagtggccatattggccattttccacatttttactttgatgtacttgtcccagggctttcatcagatcaacttcatattgagatgagtgtcatcacaacaagatggagatgaaaactacctcaaagatcgatctttcgtcacacggtgtgaccgtcgcgtggcgtcaaagtttgattacacgccatcaaaacacgaggttctgtatcttggacatacatggtccaattgagtccaaactagacatgtaagacaaaagtcccggcctgatgacatctacacagaaatcatgacttaaaaacacagcgccccctggtagcaacaggaaatgtcttgttttttgcatgtcttacacttggaagtattcctcctcatctactgaccgcagccatgtcaaacctatgtcaaaagggtctcaagacattgataatgtaggcataagattactgtgacttttcatcAAACGCCATATTAATGGCGTGCCGTTAAAGTTCATtgactcgctgtgacacacgaaattgctgtaaccTCCGTGTTCATGGGtctatctccctcaaactacatttgtgtagcaacagccccccctgcagacattcatatggttttaaggaatgggagtggcaaaataactgactagcgccccctaaagggcagccccggcaccacaAGTTGCGGACATGTACAAAAAACCattagggacatgtgtcttctcataacaaacaaataagtctcttggatagatatgctagaccaaacaggaagcccgccattttgactttagtggccattttggccatttttcacatttttactttgacgaacttgtcgtagggctttcatcagatcaacttcatattgagatgcgtgtcatcacaacaagatggagataaaaactaactcaaagatcgatttttcgtcacacggtgtgaccgtggcgtggcatcaaagtgtgattacacgccatcaaaacatgaggttctgtatctctgacatatttggtccaatcaagttccaaactagacatgtaagacaagagtcccggcctggtgacatctacacagaaatcttgacttaaaatcacagcgccacctgctggctacaggaagtgactttttactttgatgaactgctcctggctgcattacaatatacagctcaaaagagctcagtcaagtcattggatcatggtcagaattgtgacatttcctcaaaccgtgtaaacattgaggtgcggcgaaggttcatccttcgccaaaggagacgatgttgtcataagtccagtgtacattgtcctatcaccgccaaactgctgtctcatgatcagatcagagaccaagcctgaacagctctatgtgtcaatatttcctcagtgtcatagcgccacctactgatttgccatgaaacaggaagtactttgtaaatccactctgcattatccaaccggctcccAACTACTgactatgatcacaatcctgacctgaacacatccatatattaatattagttcagggtcatagcgccacctacgttacgttactttacgttactttacgtaacttttcgttacttttagttactttagttacttttcgttactttagttacttttcgttacttttcgttactttgtgACTTTtcgtaacttttcgttactttcgtacttttcgttactttgttacttttcgttacttttcgttactttcgtacttttagttacttttcgttactttcgttacttttcgttactttcggtacttagttactttcgtacttttagttactttcgtacttttagttaatttcgtacttttagttactttttagttacttttgtacttttagttactttttagttactttcgtacttttagttactttttagttacttttgtagttttagttacttttgtacttttagttacttttgtacttttagttactttttagttactttcgtacttttagttactttttaattactttcgtacttttagttactttttagttactttcgtacttttagttactttttagttactttcgtacttttagttactttcgtacttttagttactttttagttacttttgtagttttagttacccttgtagttttagttacttttgtacttttagttacttttgtacttttagttactttcgtacttttagttactttcgtacttttagttactttttagatacttttgtagttttagttacccttgtagttttagttacttttgtacttttagttacttttgtacttttagttactttcgtacttttagttacttttgtagttttagttactttttagatactttcgtacttttagttactttttagttacttttgtacttttagttacttttgtacttttagttactttttagttacttttgtagttttagttacccttgtagttttagttacttttgtacttttagttacttttgtacttttagttactttcgtacttttagttactttttagttacttttgtagttttagttactttttagttactttcgtacttttagttactttttagttacttttgtacttttagttactttcgtacttttagttactttttagttacttttgtagttttagttacccttgtagttttagttacttttgtacttttagttacttttgtacttttagttactttcgtacttttagttactttttagttacttttgtagttttagttacttttgtagttttagttacttttgtacttttagttactttcatacttttagttactttttagtgactttcgtacttttagttactttttagttacttttgtacttttagttactttcgtacttttagttactttttagttacttttgtagtacaaaattaactttttagttacttttgtagtacaaaagtaactaaaaagtaactacaagtacgaaagtaactaaaagtaactaaaagtacaaaagtaactaaaagtacaaaagtaactaaaaagtaactaaaagtacaaaagtaactaaaagtacataagtaactgaaaagtaactaaaagtacaaaagtaactaaaagtacaaaagtaactaaaagtacaaaagtaactaaaagtaactaaaagtaactacAAGTACAAAggtaactaaaaagtaactgcaagtaccaaagtaactaaaaagtattttttttgggacggacagacggacggattttattttttaaattttgttttcgtccgtccgtctgtccgtattatttttattgttttggggacagacagacggacggattttatttttaaattttttttcgtccgtccatctgtccgtattttttaaattttttggggacggacagagggacggattttattttttaaacattttttttgtccgtccgtctgtctgtatttttttattttttgggggacggacagacggacggattttcgtccgtctgtctgtccgtattattttggatttttttgggacggacagactgacgaatttaattttatttataatagtggcaacaggaagtaagctttgttttacaactatcattcgatttacataaaatgttcacagtgtgatgtgcaattgatagcgtggaccgtaatgagcaattagcaggcaaggatcgacatcgtgtgacggacgcaggaagtgaagagtttgtccttgccgcagtgagcaaaacgcatgcaacgcttggtcattgatcgctctctccactaaccgcaacaggcttcaaaatgcgtgtgctcgggcccgttagtgctacaacgtagccctagttaaTATGGTGTCTGTATTTATGATACAATGGCGGGATcaaaagggaaagtggaaacaaattgggcagagggttgtgatgtgaatgtgcttgtgttacTTGTAACATGTAACACGTAAAATAGGGACAACATCTGCATGACGTCACTACATacgtcatcaacacaagccTCGATACGCGCTTCACAAAAATCTTCCTGGATTACTCGACACACGATTCGAAGCCTCGACACGGAAGGACACATCACTGATGATTTTgtttatctatccatccatctatatatatattagtgaTGTGTCCTTCCGTGTCGAGGCTTCGAATCGTGTATCGAGTAATCCAGGAAGATTTTTGTGAAGCGCGTATCGAGGCTCGTGTTGATGACGTATGTGGTGACGTTCAAAGCCTTGCAAGCCGGCCGTACCACGTGACTGAGTTAGGAAATGGTTCGCCGGTTGGGCGTGCGAATCGAAATATAAGGGGCAGCGAAACGCAATGGATCCCCCCCCTCACATTTTGTGGACTTGGGACTTTATTGCGcgtttgtttgcaaaaaaaagaaaccgccTGAAACCGAGCACTGTGGAAAAGTtgtaatttttaaatataaatgaataaaatgttgtccCTATTTTACGTGTTACATGTTACAAgtaacacaagcacattcacatcacaaccctctgcccaatttgtttccactttcccttttgATCCCGCCATTGTATCATAAATACAGACACCATATTAATAAGTTTATAATTTATGTATTGGCATCACaaacattcattaatttattcaattcaaagcgtcacacaccaaagccatggtgtcattataatcactccagctgttttacatttattgtccaCTTGATGGCACAGTAGAGCAAATGAAGCTTCGGCCCATGAGTGAACCAATTGGATGGAAAGCTTCAATGCTTCATGAAGCTTCATCTCGCTATCACtaaaaatcattacatttaaaaaagctaaaactggcccaaatatatattttttttatataagatCCTGTAAAGTGGATCGTAAtcatttcattgtttaaaatgacatgatgtaacattttaaaatgattctaATGAATTATCAATATATCAGAACTAATGTTAAGTACATTACTCAAGATGTATATGCTAATTGTACCGTCAGTGAAAATGGGATAGATACACAGATGCATTTACTTGTGAACTACCCAGGTAAGCTTTATTTAGCACACCTCAATCTTTTACACATTTGTCAGTCAACCAAAAGATGGAGCAGACTAAATGGAGCAGAAATTaactaaatcaaacaaaaagggCAGATGGTCTGGTCTTCAATATTAATTCATGTAACATGCTAATATACAAGTGTACACACGAACCCCATGTCAGAGCAAATAAAGAGTCGCTGCATGTTTCTTGTTTGTTCTCTTTAGTGGATTCATCTGTACATACAGAAAAGTTAGGCACTCTGAGCTGAGCTCGCAGTTTGCAGATAATTACAATGCTTCAgtttaacatttacaaaaaaaagaaaactacaccCTGAAAGATAAACATATCCAAGTTTAAATATGAATCAACACATTATATTGGAAACACGTCAGAGGAGAGCCTCAGAGAGGCCTAGGTTTGGTTATCCGTTATTATCCCACCCAACTTTAACTTAATCCTAACTAATCTACCACACACGGTCGCACAAACAATGCATTCACTTCAATTactcttcctccctgtctgaCCCCAAGAGACACATTTACACTGCACCtggtcagagaaaaaaaatctgacatttatgCTCAAATCAATTACAATGATATATCAtctagagaaaataaaaagtcagcATCAACATGCTGCAGTGAACAAAAATCAGAGGAACTCCTAAAGCAGTTGTTTGACCGGAAGGGGCTGTGGTGTAGGGGTAGGGGGTGTTATGGCTCTCCCTGAGGAGACATGACAGTGATTTCATTGGACTGGCATGGCGGGAGGACCTTGGTCTGACCTTTTCCGAAGGAATAAAGGCAGAGCGAGAGCAGCGAGTCTGTACTCTGCATTAAGGAAAAACCCAACATCACCAACATGTCCAAGCGCAGCCATTTGTTAGGCCCTGACCAAagctccatgtgtgtgtgagtgctgtgtAGGCACACATTATCTATGTACTGTGTTACAGATGACTGAGGAGCAGGGAGTATGCATGTCCATACTCTGTTTGATTGCTTGTGGTCTGAGTTTATTGCGGGTTTTCGGTTGTGCATCAGTAGAAGCAGACGGTGTGAAGAAAAGGCCTGTTGCTCTTCTCCTCAAGCTCTTGAAGGAGCTCGTCGATTTCATTCTCCATGTCGTCAGTGTGCTGGAtctacagaggaggaggaaacaaattacacacagcctgcatgcacacactgctCATCAGCGCCAGGGAACttaatcatttattattacGCATTTATTAATCTATAGCACCTTTATTTAGCCTTGGCAGTATTTTCATTAGGTCACTACTGACTCATTTGTTTGGCTTAACAGATAATTTCATTTATAAATCCTCGTAACTTACTGCATACTTTCATTAGTATATCTTATTTTTAACCAGTCACTCCCTTTACATATATTAACTACAACATATTTTGTGGCGTCTCAGCTCCACTTCGCCGCTGCTGTGTCGGGTGCAATAGCATTTGAAAACCCTGGTAGGAGACTCACACATTGACACAGCTCACAGATGAGGAAGGCGCCCAGCGTGGCTTCCTCGTGGTTATCCTGAATGTCTACATTGATGACGTGTACAGGCTGCAGCGTCTCCTGCTCTCTTGAGCTCAGATCTGATGAGAAATTAGAGTAAAAACTTGCTTTTGAAACCATGACATGACTCCGTGCTATGGCCTGTAAAACGCAGTAAATGCAAGATCTTTGCAAGTGTCCCACAGTTACCGCCTAGATTCCTGTAGTAGACAATCCTCACCCTCCAGCACTTGGTCGTACACTCTCTCTTCACAGGTGATGACCAGGTCGAACTTATCCTTGCAGTTTTGAAACCGCTCCGGCTTTGACTTGATGCGCTTGTTGCGGTCCAGCATGTGCAGGATGCCGTTCTGTGTGTATCTGAAGAGTGAGGAGGTCAAGGAACACAAGCAGGGAGCCACAGAAACACTTCAAGGTAAAACAACATTCATCACAACGACCAACACCCTGTGGAAAGGGAAGTCATAAAAAGGACAGGTTTTTCTGAATGgggctgtttttttcccttgcACTTGAGAGGTTATGTCTCAGTGGAAGCACAGAGGTGGTAAATACACACTGGAACATCACCAGTGCTTGCAATAGTCAAACTGCAGCACCCTCTAGTGGTGCAAGATAAGATTACTCTAAATTGTcagctgattaaaaaaacactggatgAAGAAATGACACTTCGGGGCAATGTCAGTAAAATGTGAAACCTTTACAGGCTGCGATAAATGAATTCAACAAAGTtgtaatatttgattttatcaACAAACCATTCAGACACTGGCAGGCTgccatttgtaaaaaaaaaataaataggaaGACATTCTGAACTGCACTGTCACTACATGGCCATCTttgccaaaaagaaaaacaattctaTCGTGATGGAATACATCAGTAAGAAATCCATGCATATGTACAGGGATTATAGGAGTTTTATAAGAGGTAGTATGAACACCCTTTAGGCATAATGCATTGTCATGTCACAGCTCTTCCACATTTGATTCTTACGATTACACATTTGACCTCTCAAACAACACATGGCGATTTCTGCAACTGCAAAACAGTAACATAATGATCAGTAGCACAGCAGTAAGTCAACATTTGGTGAGATATTTTGCCTTTCTTTTAAGCCTGGATCAGTAAATAATTAATTCAGTAGGAACAGTCTGGAGGCTTTTTGGAAATACTCCAGGAATGAATATCCAAAGAGAGCAGACTTAACATTCAACTGTGGATGGTGTTGACATCATTTGAATGTCACCGAAGACCAAAAATCAGGACCAGCCAGGACTTAGCAGGAGGAATAACTGCAATAATTTGGATGAAAGCTTCCGAGATATTTATGCATGTACAAATAAAGTGCAGCAGATATCATACACCACAGCAGGTATTACTCCTCATGAATAATGCAGGTGATTGTAATTTGTAGTTTTTTACTTACCTTGGGGTCCTACAATCTTATAAACAGAAGTAATGACTACATTCCTGGTTTAACAGAAACCCAACCTGCGAGAGATATGATTATCTGCTTTTTGTTATTGTACTTCTGGTAAATAACCTTAGGGGTAGAGTTTCTTCCCCCACTTAATGCTATTTACTTGAAGCCACTGTTTTCTTCGATAATAGAGTTTCCCTtgtgattgttttctttatatcaCCAAGATTTAGAGTATTTACAGAAACTACATTAAGTGCAATtgacaataaaagtaaatgagCCAGATGAAGCtgattacaagaaaaaaaaatctaacttgCTAAAGTTATTCAACCTGCAAAATTGTggagaaatttaaaaaatacaacacatggAAAATATAGGAAAACTGCATTAGCAAGGAACAGTGGTATCAAGAAGGCCATCGCAAATACAGGCAAAACCTTAATGATCTTCACCAAATCACACTTACTGCTGCActgcttcctttgttttctgtattttacaggTTTCATAACAGAACACACTGTACATCTTTCACATTTGTTAAAATCCCTGCATGTGATTTATCCATCAGTGCTCTCCAATCTGCTGAGCTGCTCCAACACCATCACACTTGCATGAACCCTCAAAGATTAAAACCTAAACAAGATGCATGGTCCACGTGTaagtgtgcgtctgtgtgtgtgaggaaaaggTGAGTGAGAAGGGGATACAGTTCCTTGTCCTTGCGGACCAAGTCGTTGTACATCTGTTCATATGTCGTTTTGAAGTCATACACATTTGGTTTATCCGGGGCAGGACCAGGTAGCTTCACATGAGACCCTGTCCCGAATGAGCGCACATCAAATCCACGTTTGCTgcaaagaggggggggaaaaaaaggacaagagaATAAATTACATAACATTTCTGGAATCAACAGTGACAACAACACATCCTACACAATCTCCCTGCTGTCTCCTGAGAGCTGAACTGAGTGAGTAAGCAGAACAGGCCGGTTGTGCGTCACACGATGAATCACTGCACAGTGAAGTGTGTGGGGGCCGCGTCCAGCTCTCTCCTGTGTCACAATCTGATTAAACCCTGTTACTAATACAGGAGAATAGACAAACTGTAAAAGGGGGATGTGATGTTTATTATTTCAGCTAATGACGTGGGTGACATGTCACCAACAAGCTACACTGGTCCATAGATCTTATTGCGTCgtcctctttcttttgtttccagTCCTGTTGCCATCAAATGTCCAGTGAGAGCAAGTGTGCAGCGTCCAGACTGAACAACCAGCGCACACAAGGAGTTTAAACAGGATTTCACCTACAACCTAAACTGCTACATGACTGAGCCCctgtgttgcagctgcagtTCCTCCCTTCCGGTATTCTTCCTCCAAGAGGGCGCTCCAAACAACATGTGGGGGCCGCAAATAGTTTAACTAAACCCCTAAGCCAGCTTTTTAGAAGACGACATGTTGTATGGCGGTAGAATTTATCTAAGGTAATCTGAAGTAGTGATCA is part of the Hippoglossus hippoglossus isolate fHipHip1 chromosome 5, fHipHip1.pri, whole genome shotgun sequence genome and harbors:
- the ssu72 gene encoding RNA polymerase II subunit A C-terminal domain phosphatase SSU72, which encodes MPSHPLRVAVVCSSNQNRSMEAHNILSKRGFDVRSFGTGSHVKLPGPAPDKPNVYDFKTTYEQMYNDLVRKDKELYTQNGILHMLDRNKRIKSKPERFQNCKDKFDLVITCEERVYDQVLEDLSSREQETLQPVHVINVDIQDNHEEATLGAFLICELCQCIQHTDDMENEIDELLQELEEKSNRPFLHTVCFY